From the genome of Oryza glaberrima chromosome 1, OglaRS2, whole genome shotgun sequence:
TTCAACCATGCTCtttcaataaaaaagaaaatgaaccaTGCAAATTTTATGTTCCATATATCAGCAGTTTGGAATACACATTTATTGATAAAATGgaataaacacacacacaaaacaaaATGCACTCTGTTCAGCTGAAAAGAAAAACTCTCTGAACTTCCTGAATATTTCTGAACTTTCTGAAAATGTTTGTGTATGTTAATCAGTGTGCAAGACGGTGGTTCGATGAGAGCGACACGGGCCACCTGGTAAACCTGGGCAAGTACGTCTCGGcgatgctcgccgccggcgccaaaGTGGCCTACGAGAAGGACAGGAGCCTTGGATCACTCTCACTCCTCGTCATCGTCTCCAGCTCTGCAACAATGTATCAGCTCTACTGGGACTTTGTCAAGGACTGGGGCTTGCTCCAGCCCAACTCCAAGAATCCATGGCTGAGGAATGACCTCATCCTTAAGAGCAAGTCCATATACTACTTGTCAATGGTATGCATGTTCGTCAGTCTATCCCCATTCAAACAGGTGTATAAGCACAGCCAAAACGAGTTCATTTGCAGTAGTTCAGTACAAGCTGCACGCTCAAACACACACTGTCCAATCGACAAACCCGACTCTCAATCTCTCAATCACAGATCATCGATAATTCTCAACCGATATCCAACCTACTATTTAAACCACACTATAGTATTGAAATGGAAACGCAATTTGATCTGAATTTGCAATGAATCTGTTCCGGGGAGAAGTGAACCAAACACTCAAGTGTTGTCTGAACTTTTGCAGGGTCTGAACCTTGTGCTAAGGCTTGCATGGCTACAAACCGTGATCCATCCAAACTTTGGGAGTTTGGACTCCAGGGTCACTTCATTCTTTCTAGCTGCTCTCGAGGTGATCCGGAGAGGGCATTGGAATTTCTATAGGTAACTGAAGTTTCAGAGTTCTGAACAACCACTTAtcctaaaaaataaaacagaaaaagCAGTAGCAGGATTTAGGCAAGAAAAATGAGATCCTGAGACCTGTGGcatatgcttctttttttttttatcaggctGGAGAACGAGCATCTGAACAATGCAGGCAAATTCAGGGCGGTAAAAACAGTTCCGCTGCCTTTTCACGAAGCTGACGAGGAGGACTGATACGTGCTACACAACTGCTGAATGATCATCTGACCAAGTGACCATGACTAGATCTAATACTTGTTTCCTCAccactcaattttttttttcaaaagagaaaGTCTCAAGAATGGTGGAGAGTTCAGTTCAGTGACTAAGGGTTCAGCCTTCAGGGAATGGCAATTGTATGCAACTGAAGACAGTGATCCGTTCCTAGATGCATTAACATGTATAAAATACGCATCGCAGTATCGCAAATGACATAAGGTTACTTTTGTTTGGCACCATTTCATTGTCTTTGGTTTCGTGCGATGAACAAATACTACTGTAGTAATATAGTGCACCAGTTTTTATTTCAAgtcaagaaaaaatatataaaaatgcaTGCCAAAAAATTATTACAAGCCAGCAAGAAGATGATTCCTATGACAAATCTAGTGCTCATACACAACAAGATCAAGGGCAGAAATAATCAAATTAATGGCGAGGCAGacacatggatggatggatggatctgtCTGGTCTGGGCTTTAATCACCATGCTAATGATAGTAGCAGTGCAGCCATGACAGTCTGAAGGACAAACCCCCATTGTCCGTACTGCCTGTTGCTTCCATTCTGCATCAAACAGCCAAGTTAATTAGCATTTTGACAGTAATTAGCTGATAATTATACATTCAGTGGATTAAtctgtgtgaaaaaaaaaggtagtgTGTAATGTGCGTTGCTTACGAGATCGAATGCTGATGGTGCTGGGCCGGACACGTCGGCCTGGTTGTCGGCGGGCGAcagcgcggccggcgccggtgggCTCAACGGCtccggcgcgggcgcggaggcCTTCTTGCCGCGCTTGTTCTTCTTCCTGTGCTTGTTCTTGCTCTTGGTCGGAGCCTCCGCCGGGGGCAGCTCCGCGGGCGCTTCGGCCACTGGCGGTGGTGTCGTCGCCGGGGGCAACGCCGCGGGCGCCTCGGCCGGTgcagccaccggcggcggcgtcgatggcggGAGAGCCGGAGGCGGGGTGGCGGGCGGGGGCGACACCGGCGAGGGTGTCACCGGGGGAGGTGTCACCGGCGGGGGCGTcaccggcggtggtggtgcttTCTTCggtgtcggtggcggcggcgtgacaGGCGCGACGGCGGGCGCGACCGGCGGCGCCTTGGCCGGTGCAACGGGAGGAGTGGGAGTGGCGGTGGGAGCAGGCGtggccggcgcgggcggtgacttggccggcgccgtgggcacTGGGGTTGGGGTGGGCTgcgccggcgcggccgcagGCGACTgtgccgcggcgacggcgaggtggagcgCGAGCAgagcggcgagggcgaggccgcGGCGCCATTGCCGGAGCAGCGCCATTGTCGATGATCTCGtggtctccctctcctctttcgtCGTCTAGCTCGGTTCGgctctgcttctgcttctgctctgctctgctctcccACACGAGTTGCTAGTATATAGAGCTCGCTCTCTGCGTATGCTGGTGCCGCGATCGCCATGGCAATGGAAGCTTGCTAGGTAAGGAAGTTGGGTGAGAATGGAGGTGACACGACAACCAACCCGTTTGATCCATCTCCTCCAAGAGAAGACGATCCACTGCCTTTTCTACCGCACCACATTGCCATTCTCCTTAATTTTCTCCGAGCCAAATCAAATTaaccggcaaaaaaaaaagaagatggaCATACTACCAATAGCTTCGTCCTCCACGCGTTCACTGAACAAACAGGACTTGAAGGTCCAaattatcacatcggatattaaaTGAAaccaagtactccctcctttttaaatatattacaCCGTTAACTTTAAACACATATTTATCATTAatcttatttaaaagttttatataaatgtataagatatatataaatcatgtttaaagtactttaagtgctaaaataactcacaacaaaataaactataagtttgtaattttttaataaaacaaatgatcaaacgtatCAAAAAAGTGAAGTAGTATATATCACTGTATTATCCTGCTGCTTTCTTGAAATTatagtgaatttaaattgacaAGATGGCTATTAAAAATTGTTCATTTTTTATGATGTGTCAAACGTGTTGATTTGTTCATATACCAACATTCATGCATTGGACGATGGATGTACCAACATGAGTTGGAACTATAGAGACTTCAACTTCAATTAGGTGTGAGACTCGGATACTGTACCAACACAATCTGATCTCATGGTTTTGCAGGTACGTCGATCACTCAGATCGAGCTACTGCTCCAGCTGGCTAGCTCTATCAGCTAATCATGCACAGATCTTGTGATGGAGACCAAACCAAattcaactcgcttcgtggtgAAATAATGAAATCGAATTAAGCTGTCAATTTCATACGCATAATTGGTGAATTTGACGTGAGGGTGATCAACAGTCGATCGGTGGTTGCTGCGGCACAAAGCagaagatcgatcgatctgcagtCCCAGTTGCTCAGCCAATTAAGAAGATCCGACAGTGACGAGCAGCTTTATTAATTACTTGCGTTTCAAGATTAGGCAACACTAAAACTAACATAAACCAAAAGtagaaaatgttttttcttttgttatacGCGTCGGTTGAATGATAGAGTAATCTTCTGTTAGGTTAGTCTGGTGGTTTGGTGAAACGTAAGGTGACATGTCACTCACCCTGCAACTAAGCTCATGACAATATACACACGCTTCTCTCGTCGCTTGGTCTGCACGAAAACAACACATAGAAACTTAGTAACACGTTGCATTTTCCTCAGAGTTTCTCCTTTCAAAAAACTTATGCATGcacatttaatttttatttgtgggtttttttatgaaacaaatGTAAATAGTGTCAAAATTTTGTGTCGTTTGCGATACGTGACTATGATCTGCTACtactcaaaataaaaaaaaattgatcgatcgattgtgAAATCATTAAGTAATGATGATTGGGATAGTGACAATCACATTTTAATCGCTAACTCAGTCAAgcaacacatgcatagagtTCCTTGCTATCCACTCGAGATGGTTCTGAAATTTGTAAACTTTTTTTTGGGCTAGTCggaatttgtaaaatttaactGGGTAGTTAAGGTGAGGTACCCCCTCATTCAGTCATTCTCATGTTGAACATTCAATTAAGTTCGAAGCTGAAAGTTTGGATTTCCCAATTGAAATAGTCTGAATTTATATTGTGAAtaatttgagttttttcttgTCTTTTTAAAAGAGTTCCCTGTTATTATTTTGGATGGATTCCTAATCAAATTATGATTCTGTATTTTGTTGATTATAGGGTCTTGTTTGCATGAATATTTCGGGGGGCTTGGGGATGCACCGATCGCCGGGGCGGGGAGGAGGTGCACAGAATAATATGTggactttttatatatttttaaaagagtTCACAATTATTATTTTGGATGGAGTCCTAATTGAATTATGATTTCgtttttttgttgatttataGGGTCATGTTTTTAGAAATATTTCGGATCAGAGAAAATGGCCGCAAttaagaagaggaaaaaaaaggtcaatAGTCTTTGgcggtgtttgaatctcctgaaaatgaagatgaaaataaagattaagtgtttcacgcaaaacgagatggtaataacgtgtgattacttgagttttaattattacaaacttgaaaatagattaatctgacattttagagcaacttttatatagaaagttttcgcacgaacaCACCGtgtagcagtttaaaaagcgtgtcataagtatccaaaattttatctcCGTTTTGTTTGGTCATGTCCAAATATCAGGCTAGTCCAGGTCCAGGGACCATGGACAGCGAAATGCGAATCGAACTAAAATTACTGGCCCATGATCGTATACGGGCCTCCCATTGAGACCATGGATTTGAGGCCTGTGGGTTAATGAAAAGGATATTAGAAGGGCCCATATTATGACGGGCCGGTCTCTAATAGGAGAACAGAAGACCCCACATATGGTAGTAGAATCGAAGCCCAATACGGCATCTTGTTTGTTGCTTTAACTAAGAAGGCTGACACGCCACTTCACCTCTCCACGTctccacgccgtcgtcgtcgacctcaCCGGCGGCTGCCTCCCTACCCCCAcctactccggcggcggcgcggcggagaagCACATCACATCATGGCTCCTCCTCCGCACTCGGACTCTGACCTGCTCAAGCCGAGAGACGTCTGCATCGTGGGCGTCGCCCGCACGCCCATCGGCGCCCTGCttggctccctctcctccctccccgccaCCAAGCTCGGCTCCGTCGCCATCCAGGGTAAACTCCAGTGCTCCTCTcagttttcttctcctcttcctctctgaATCCGATTTGGCCATGCTTCCCCACAACCAGCCGCTCTCAGGAGAGCAAATGTGGAGCCGGCGCTCGTGCAGGAGGTCTTCATGGGGAACGTTCTCAGCGCCAACCTTGGCCAAGCCCCGGCGAGGCAAGCCGCCCTAGGCGCCGGCTTGCCCGACACTGTGCCCTGCACCACCGTCAACAAAGTTTGCTCCTCGGGGATGAAGGGTAATTTCGCTATTttaacctctctctctctctctctctctctctctctctcacacacacacacacacagttgTTGTGCTACTTAAAAATGGGTCTTGCAGCTGTCATGCTTGCGGCGCAGACTATTCAGCTTGGGATCCATGATGTTGTTGTCGCTGGTGGAATGGAGAGCATGTCCAATGCCCCCAAATATGTCGCGGCAGCAAGGTACGTTACCATCCTCAAGTGATGCTGTAAATTTCGGCGAACTAAGCCATCATCCATTGTTCTTGCTTGCTTATGGTATAATGTCAACATGTTATGCAGACGGGGTTCACGGTTTGGGCACGACGTCCTCATCGATGGGATGCTCAAGGATGGGCTGTGGGATGTGTATAATGATTTCCCAATGGGAATGTGTGCCGAGTTGTGTGCGGATCAACACTCCATTTCAAGGGAGGAGCAGGTTGTCAATATTCCTGCATCTGCGCttgcatatttatttatatctAGGAGCTAACATTGGACTAAAGAACACCTCTTTCTTCTAGGATCTTTATGCTATCCAGAGCAATGAACGTGCAATAGCAGCTCGTGATAGCGGCGCATTTTCTTGGGAAATTGCTCCGGTGGGTATATAATTTGGACCGACCTAAAATTGGTTTTCTACATGACATATCAACACTTCAGTCACTGGCACAGATTTCATAAAACATTCTGGATTTTTCAGGTTGAAATTTCTTCCAGTAGAGGGAAACCACCACTTATTGTTGACAAGGATGAGAGTCTTGCAAAGGTAGTCTACTAATGATTTCTCCTAATGGAAGTAGTTCATTTATGCTGCCGATGTGTAGCATGACATTTTCACCATTTACATATTCTCAAGAAATTATTCTATATAGTATAAAAAAGGAAGGCAACAGCACaaaccaaaaaaattaaaattaaaattgaatTAGTGCAAATAACAACAATTAAACTTTTTTTCCCAGACCTGACATGTTTCTTTGGGTGTGTCTATTTGCACAGTTCAATTCAGCGAAGCTGAGGAAACTTGGGCCGACTTTCAAGAAGAATGGTTCTGTAACTGCCGGCAATTCTTCTAGTATAAGGTTTACTTATTTGATAACAATTCTCTAAGTGACTTATTAACAGAAAACTTTGCAGAGTAGTATTAACATGCAACCAAATGTCAGTGCATTACCATATTCTGAAGTAACGCATTTGCAGTTAATCCTTTGTTTATTGaattctatcatttgattttttttatttagtagAACAGCACTTCCATCTTGAATgatttaataaatctagactACTTTCAAAGTTAAACTTTATTTTCTCTAGTTTAAAGTCAAATTATGCTATATGCATGTTTACTTGATGTGTGACTGTAGTGCACCTCTCTTCCTTCTCGTTTACCTTCCAAAATTCGCAGTGATGGTGCTGCTGCAATCGTGCTAGTCAGTGGACAGAAAGCCAAGAGTCTTGGCCTTCAAGTTATTGCAAGGATCAGAGGGTATGCGGATGCTGCTCAGGTAACTCTTACATGACTTGTTATCTGTTGAACAATTATTTTACTGGGATTATCAAACAAATCCATGCTGAAAGGAACTTTACCCATTATTTATTCATGTTAACAAATAGTGGCGTTCATGTATCAAATCTCTCAACCTTATCTTCTAACCTTGCCTCTTGTTATACAGTGCTCTTTATCTGTTATACTCATTATACTAACTCCTTTCAAGCACAGGCACCTGAATTATTTACAACTACTCCAGCTCTTGCTATTCCAAAGGCTGTATCAAATGCGGGTCTCCAAACTTCGCAAATAGATTATTATGAGATAAACGAAGCTTTCTCCGTATGTTCTTGTCTTCTTCAATTTAGACAGTACTTACACCTGAAGCGTGAATCTAGACTGAACTGCATACTTCTGGACTTTGACAGGTCGTTGCTTTAGCCAACCAGAAGCTTCTTGGTATTCCTTCGGTATGTTGTTAGATTCTATGTAACTATACATTCAGCAAATAGGTATCCCCAGAAGATCTCATTAACATTCATGTAAATTTCAGGGAAAGCTTAACCtaagtggtggtggtgtttcTCTGGGCCATCCTATTGGTTGCAGTGGTGCGAGAATCATAGTCACTTTGCTCGGGGTATGCTACCAGGCCATTCAAAATCAGATCAAAATATTACGTGTTGTTCTCAAATGCAAAATACTTCATGGCTGTACTGAAGTTTGGATTTCGTTACTTCATGTTAATTATCTGTCAGCGTCATTTTCTCTCTTTAATCTGCACCTTTGGCATGCAAAATGTTGCAATCTTCCTCTTTGTTAAACATCAACACGTTTTGCTCCACAGATTCTTAGACATAAAAATGGAAAGATTGGGGTTGCTGGAGTTTGCaatggaggtggtggtgctTCTGCCCTTGTTGTGGAACTCATGTAAGTCCCTCCCATGTTTGTTCTTCTCTGGAAATGTCtgagaaccaaaaaaaaaaaagcagttaTTTGTTGTACTGATTATTCATGTATAGTTTTGTGTAAGTTGCAATGTATCATCAGAGACTTCTGCATTTTCAATCTGCGGTCATTGTGTTCATTGAAAGGAAATACAATAGCCACCTGGACTAATTTGTTAAAGTATCTGACTTGATGCAGGCAACCATCACTATTTACACGTTCCTCGTTGTGAAGTTGGAGCGAGCAAAAATAGCACAAAGCTGAACTGTAAAGTACAGTATTTTTGCTGCTCTGTGTTTTCATCTTATATTACTTAATTTTACTGGGCGTTCATCCATGATGTACAATGATAGAAGGAACGTTGTAAAAATAAGATGGCTGTGCACTACCGCACGAGTCTTGTATAACTTGTATAGCGGCCATAGCAATAATAAGGGAAAAGAAGGCCAGAGGAATACTTTGCATTCTCTTGATGCTTGATAACTCTTCAACAGTAATCATCTCATGCCACTAAAATCTGCAATGAACAATTGGAataattttctaatttttagataatggaagctttattaatCTTAGTAAATTCTATCAAGTGATACAATTATTCTGAGATCACCTCCGGCTTCTGCACCCAAAGAGTGCACACAgccaacaagaaagaaaaaaaaaagaactcattATCCAAAATAGCAGGGACGAAAAGAACTTCAGGAGCCCTCTAACCGTAGCCTAGAACGCCACCCATGCGCCGGGATAGAAAACTCCATGGCCACTACCTAACAATTGGAATAATGACCCGATCTGGACTTATGGAGCAATAACATTGTCTTCTTGTCATCTTTTCGATTTGATAAATTGAGTCATCCAATGGGGAAAATTGTGAAGGGTGATTCTGAATCTCTGATGCCCAATTATGAGACTCTCCTAGTAGTTCAGATAAAGATTAGAGAGGCATGAGCCATCTGCCATCCCAATGTGAAGTGTCGAAGTGTGCAACTCTTTACAATGATTAATAGCCCTGGACACAAATTGGCATATACGTGCAACCGAAGCATCGCAGAATCACTGGGATGGTTCAGAACCTGGCCCTACTCCAATCTGGCAATTTATGAATGGGAAAATAACTTGAGATCTTAATCGTACTAAGTCAGCAGTGCGGTGAGCGAGCATGTTaggttcagagttcagacatcACATGCCCTCTACTGTACTGCGTGGCGAAATTTTGCTCCTTTTCCCTTTGTTTACAGGAACCATCAATCTGCTGTAAATTATCTACCTTATCTTGGACAGAAATTTTGCATGATCTACAGTGAATTTTGCCGTGCCAGTCATGGCACACATCGCATCACACAAAAGTCAGGTGGTAGTATTGCTTTTGCCGCGTTGCTCTCAACATTTTTCTTGAGGTCAATTAATGGTGCACATGATTAGTAGTTGTCGGTGGTGTCCAGTCAGTTATATCCACGGGTCAAATTTGGCTCCTTGCCCTTCTGTCTGTAAAGGACACCAAACCAAGCCCAGACCAGACCTCAAATTTCTCTCATCTTCTCTACTGAATCCAATTCAAATCAATTCAGGGTTGATTGCCCATGTCGTGTTCAGGGCTTCAGGCTTAGAGTTAGGAGCCCACTTGTGTGTCGACATCAGAAATATATTCCATTTCGCATGTTCTCTCATGTGCAAAGCGCACTGGCTCCACTCAAAGCTCAGTGCTGATGCAGCTATCACGCATAATTCCATTTACTCCATTTGTCAGCTCAGCTCAGTTCTAGAGATGCATTTTGCTCAGGATTCCAAAGA
Proteins encoded in this window:
- the LOC127760294 gene encoding vegetative cell wall protein gp1, producing MALLRQWRRGLALAALLALHLAVAAAQSPAAAPAQPTPTPVPTAPAKSPPAPATPAPTATPTPPVAPAKAPPVAPAVAPVTPPPPTPKKAPPPPVTPPPVTPPPVTPSPVSPPPATPPPALPPSTPPPVAAPAEAPAALPPATTPPPVAEAPAELPPAEAPTKSKNKHRKKNKRGKKASAPAPEPLSPPAPAALSPADNQADVSGPAPSAFDLNGSNRQYGQWGFVLQTVMAALLLSLAW
- the LOC127761797 gene encoding acetyl-CoA acetyltransferase, cytosolic 1-like produces the protein MAPPPHSDSDLLKPRDVCIVGVARTPIGALLGSLSSLPATKLGSVAIQAALRRANVEPALVQEVFMGNVLSANLGQAPARQAALGAGLPDTVPCTTVNKVCSSGMKAVMLAAQTIQLGIHDVVVAGGMESMSNAPKYVAAARRGSRFGHDVLIDGMLKDGLWDVYNDFPMGMCAELCADQHSISREEQDLYAIQSNERAIAARDSGAFSWEIAPVEISSSRGKPPLIVDKDESLAKFNSAKLRKLGPTFKKNGSVTAGNSSSISDGAAAIVLVSGQKAKSLGLQVIARIRGYADAAQAPELFTTTPALAIPKAVSNAGLQTSQIDYYEINEAFSVVALANQKLLGIPSGKLNLSGGGVSLGHPIGCSGARIIVTLLGILRHKNGKIGVAGVCNGGGGASALVVELMQPSLFTRSSL